The Chiloscyllium plagiosum isolate BGI_BamShark_2017 chromosome 40, ASM401019v2, whole genome shotgun sequence genome has a segment encoding these proteins:
- the serinc4 gene encoding serine incorporator 4 isoform X1, translating to MCERSFRAQISCCCGPSPCSLCCPFLPGIKVSSGSRLMYTLYHIVSSTGCCLLLSRTVAESVRERVPFFRSFCEQLQPGSDCDMLIGYSAVYRVCFGTACFYLLLCVFLFNVKSSRDYRALIHNGFWFVKFLMLVGISAAAFFIPDESFLHVWRYVGVTGALLFILMQLSLISVFAHFWNKNWMTGAAHGKWWSLAVLAVTLLFYALAVTAFSLMYKFYTHPAGCLVNKALLILNISLCFLVSLLSRSQCVQQRQPHSSLLQASIISCYVMYLTFSALSSRPPETVQYQGQNISVCSPSVNENGVQAKGRLIAFFGAAVMYCCVLFACNEASYLAKVFGPSWMVRVYRYEFKKASCCFCCLDEELPSCEVEVTGGQEVIHDERDRVTYSYSSFHFVFFLASLYVMMTLTNWFNYESATLETVFSQGSWSTFWVKSCSCWLCLLLYLLILLAPPCCVDSERRRAVHVK from the exons ATTAGCTGCTGCTGCGGCCCTTCGCCCTGCTCTCTGTGCTGTCCCTTCCTGCCAGGAATTAAAGTCTCTTCTGGGTCCCGGCTGATGTACACCCTGTATCATATTGTCAGCTCCACTGGCTGCTGCCTCCTGCTCTCCAGGACAGTTGcagagtcagtgagagagaga GTGCCTTTCTTCAGGTCTTTCTGTGAACAGTTGCAGCCAGGCTCAGACTGTGACATGTTAATTGGATATTCGGCGGTGTACAGAGTGTGTTTCGGCACAGCCTGCTTCTACCTGCTCCTCTGTGTGTTCCTCTTCAACGTCAAGTCCAGTCGGGATTACAGAGCCCTGATTCACAACGG GTTTTGGTTTGTGAAATTCCTGATGTTGGTCGGCATCTCCGCTGCTGCCTTTTTTATTCCCGATGAGTCGTTTCTGCACG TTTGGCGATACGTTGGCGTTACTGGGGCACTCTTGTTCATTTTGATGCAGCTCTCTCTCATCAGTGTGTTTGCACATTTCTGGAACAAGAACTG GATGACAGGAGCTGCACatgggaagtggtggagtcttGCTGTGCTGGCTGTGACCCTACTGTTCTATGCTCTGGCAGTGACTGCGTTCTCGCTCATGTACAAGTTCTACACCCACCCTGCAGGCTGCTTGGTCAACAAGGCCCTGCTCATCTTGAACATCAGTCTGTGTTTCCTGGTGTCACTGTTATCCCGTAGTCAGTGTGTTCAGCAAAGGCAGCCCCACAGCAGTCTACTGCAGGCCTCCATCATCAGCTGCTATGTCATGTACCTGACATTCTCTGCCCTGTCCAGCCGGCCCCCAGAGACAGTGCAATATCAGGGTCAGAACATCAGTGTGTGCTCACCGAGTGTCAATGAGAATGGCGTTCAGGCCAAGGGCAGGCTCATTGCCTTCTTTGGAGCTGCCGTCATGTACTGCTGCGTGCTGTTTGCTTGCAACGAAGCCTCTTACCTGGCCAAGGTGTTTGGGCCATCGTGGATGGTCCGTGTTTACAGATACGAGTTCAAGAAAGCATCATGTTGCTTCTGCTGTCTGGACGAGGAGTTGCCGAGCTGTGAGGTGGAGGTGACGGGAGGCCAGGAGGTGATCCACGATGAGAGGGACCGAGTCACATACAGTTACTCCTCCTTCCACTTTGTGTTCTTCCTGGCCTCACTCTATGTCATGATGACCCTGACCAACTGGTTCAA CTATGAGTCTGCGACGCTGGAGACAGTGTTTTCCCAGGGAAGCTGGTCCACGTTCTGGGTGAAGAGTTGTTCCTGTTGGCTCTGTCTGCTGCTGTACCTGCTGATCCTCCTTGCCCCGCCGTgctgtgtggacagtgagagacgGCGCGCGGTCCACGTGAAATAG
- the serinc4 gene encoding serine incorporator 4 isoform X2: MYTLYHIVSSTGCCLLLSRTVAESVRERVPFFRSFCEQLQPGSDCDMLIGYSAVYRVCFGTACFYLLLCVFLFNVKSSRDYRALIHNGFWFVKFLMLVGISAAAFFIPDESFLHVWRYVGVTGALLFILMQLSLISVFAHFWNKNWMTGAAHGKWWSLAVLAVTLLFYALAVTAFSLMYKFYTHPAGCLVNKALLILNISLCFLVSLLSRSQCVQQRQPHSSLLQASIISCYVMYLTFSALSSRPPETVQYQGQNISVCSPSVNENGVQAKGRLIAFFGAAVMYCCVLFACNEASYLAKVFGPSWMVRVYRYEFKKASCCFCCLDEELPSCEVEVTGGQEVIHDERDRVTYSYSSFHFVFFLASLYVMMTLTNWFNYESATLETVFSQGSWSTFWVKSCSCWLCLLLYLLILLAPPCCVDSERRRAVHVK; this comes from the exons ATGTACACCCTGTATCATATTGTCAGCTCCACTGGCTGCTGCCTCCTGCTCTCCAGGACAGTTGcagagtcagtgagagagaga GTGCCTTTCTTCAGGTCTTTCTGTGAACAGTTGCAGCCAGGCTCAGACTGTGACATGTTAATTGGATATTCGGCGGTGTACAGAGTGTGTTTCGGCACAGCCTGCTTCTACCTGCTCCTCTGTGTGTTCCTCTTCAACGTCAAGTCCAGTCGGGATTACAGAGCCCTGATTCACAACGG GTTTTGGTTTGTGAAATTCCTGATGTTGGTCGGCATCTCCGCTGCTGCCTTTTTTATTCCCGATGAGTCGTTTCTGCACG TTTGGCGATACGTTGGCGTTACTGGGGCACTCTTGTTCATTTTGATGCAGCTCTCTCTCATCAGTGTGTTTGCACATTTCTGGAACAAGAACTG GATGACAGGAGCTGCACatgggaagtggtggagtcttGCTGTGCTGGCTGTGACCCTACTGTTCTATGCTCTGGCAGTGACTGCGTTCTCGCTCATGTACAAGTTCTACACCCACCCTGCAGGCTGCTTGGTCAACAAGGCCCTGCTCATCTTGAACATCAGTCTGTGTTTCCTGGTGTCACTGTTATCCCGTAGTCAGTGTGTTCAGCAAAGGCAGCCCCACAGCAGTCTACTGCAGGCCTCCATCATCAGCTGCTATGTCATGTACCTGACATTCTCTGCCCTGTCCAGCCGGCCCCCAGAGACAGTGCAATATCAGGGTCAGAACATCAGTGTGTGCTCACCGAGTGTCAATGAGAATGGCGTTCAGGCCAAGGGCAGGCTCATTGCCTTCTTTGGAGCTGCCGTCATGTACTGCTGCGTGCTGTTTGCTTGCAACGAAGCCTCTTACCTGGCCAAGGTGTTTGGGCCATCGTGGATGGTCCGTGTTTACAGATACGAGTTCAAGAAAGCATCATGTTGCTTCTGCTGTCTGGACGAGGAGTTGCCGAGCTGTGAGGTGGAGGTGACGGGAGGCCAGGAGGTGATCCACGATGAGAGGGACCGAGTCACATACAGTTACTCCTCCTTCCACTTTGTGTTCTTCCTGGCCTCACTCTATGTCATGATGACCCTGACCAACTGGTTCAA CTATGAGTCTGCGACGCTGGAGACAGTGTTTTCCCAGGGAAGCTGGTCCACGTTCTGGGTGAAGAGTTGTTCCTGTTGGCTCTGTCTGCTGCTGTACCTGCTGATCCTCCTTGCCCCGCCGTgctgtgtggacagtgagagacgGCGCGCGGTCCACGTGAAATAG